The Methanocaldococcus sp. DNA segment ATTTTACAATTTTATGTAGATATTGTAACATTTACCGTATTTTGACTTACTTTTACAATTGTTGCTCTAATAATTTCTAAATTTTTAATAGTTGTATTTCCATTTAAGTTTATATGAATACCACAATTTGCAGTAATATTATAGTTAATGTCTCCACTACGATTGAAATATAAAATGTTATTATTTACACTCCAAGTCCCTGGAGGGCATTTTATATAAACAATTCTTGTAGTTCCTACATCTCCAGAAGCTACCAACTCAATATTTTGCTTCATTTTAGATACTGCTGCATAAGCTAAACTCATTGACGAAATTTCAACAGTTTTTTTTAATCCAAAAATTCCTGGATATACTGTTGCTATTAAAATAACGATTATCATTCCTAAAAATAATAATAAAAATTCTAAGGATATTTGCCCTCTCATTATAAACACCCAAAATTTTAAAAACAGAATAAATAGTAATGATTTAAATAAAATCTGGAAGTTTTATACCATTATTTTCTTTCCAGTCCACTGTATAATAAAATTTAATTTTTCCAGAACTATCACTTACAGTAAAAGCCATTGCCGGGAAATATCTATTTATATTTAGATTACCCAATAAGACATCATTAGTTAAAGTAGGATCAAAGTCACTATCATAATTTTTAATTTCATTATTATTTATAGTTATATTTATAAAGTTATTATACCAATCATAATAATTAATCCATATACCATTATCATTTACTATCTGAATATCTTTATAATTTTTAAATGCTAAAGGTAACGGTAATATAAGAGATGATCCAGAACTCATTATGCTTTCATTTTCATTCAGTATAGGCTCATTGTATATTTCTAAATAACCATAGACATAAAGTTTAAAATTATTTAATCTAATATGTTCTTCTAAAGCTTTTGGAAACATATCTTTAATACTTATAACTTTATAAGTATTAACCACTGCGGGACCTATTACTCTAAAATTATATTCCTTAGGGGCATTTATGTTTATTGTCATATTATAATCATAAACTGCAAGTTTTATTTTTGTTGTAGTATATGGAGGTAGCCAAAATCCTAATTTTTTATTAAACTCTGTTAGAGAAGAAGGTTTTAGTAAATAATATGTAATATTATTGGATGTATTAATAGTTGCTTGAATAACGCCACTCGAAGGAATAGGTAATGTATTAGAAGTTTCTATATTTATATTACCATCAGGTATAGCAATAAACACACTATAAGGATTTAAATTGGTAATCTCTCCAACAATATAATAAGATAAATGTATTTCTCCAAATTTCTCAGTAGGAATTGTAGTTGTTATATTAGTAGTCTCATTTTGGGCATATATTAATTGAATAACAAAAAAAAATGAAAAAAATAATAAAATTAATTTCCTAATTTTCATAAATATTCACCATTATTTATTTATTTTAACAATTGCTGTATTTTGATATTTTAATCCAATAATTTCTGAAGCTTTATCAGAAGGAACCTTGATAATAAATAAATATATTATATTAGGATCAAATATTTGAGTATCCTCTTCTAATTTGTTTAATTTATACCCATATTCGCTTAATTTATATTTTAAAGTATTATAATCTATTTTACCCATTACAGCAGCATGTAATACATCTGTTATTCCATTTAATTTATAATTGATATTTATATCTTTTGACGCTGATGTTGTATCTTTATCTTCTGTTAAACTAATTTTTGAAGATTTAGATTCAGAATATTGTATAGAATTTTTGGGGAATATGATATAAACATCCTTTATTATGGCTTCAGTTATAGGAGTTGATTTATTAGTCCCTAATTTGTAAATCATTATTTTATCTCCTGGTTTAGGAATATTACCACAATATTCTGCCAAAACTGGAAGAGTAGCTTCACACATATTTACTTTATAAACTTTTAGTTTTTTTAATGTTTCTAAATCGTATGAATTTAATTCTTTTAAAAAATCTGCAGTTGAATATAAATATTCTTTACCATCTATTATAACTCTTACATAGTTTGAATTTGCTACTTCGTTTTTATATTTTGATATGTAATAGTGTCTTGCATCCTCTTTTAGTTTTTCCAAATTAGATAGGTAAATATTTTCAGCTTCATCTACACTTTTTGCTTCATCTATTTCCAACATGACTTTTTGAGCTAAAGGACTCTCTGAGAGATAATTTCCATAAATATTTTTTATTTGGTTTTTTAAGTTTTCTTTAAACTCTTTAAGCTTTATATACTGTTGAGCTTCTTCAAGAATTTTATTAATTTCTTCTTGAGATTTTGCAGCATTTATTTTACCAATAAAATACGATTTCATAGGATCTGATGGATACTTAGAGAAAAGTGAATTTATAGAAGCGATTGCTGTTTTTTTTGCATTTTCCAAACTTTGTAGTGTTAAAATTTTTTCTTCTTGCATGGATTTAATAATTGGTGGTAAGGTTATTGCTAAAAGCGCTACAATTGAAATAATTACAATAATTACAATAACTATCATAAAATTAGGTCTAGGTTTTCGTCCTTTACTTTTTTCTTTTAATTTTTTTATTTTTATGACATCTACCATAAAATCACCAACAACATTTTTAAGGATCTACTGTGATGTTGTATTCACTACTGTTTATTTTTGTAGTAGTATTATATATATAAGAAATAATAAAGTTTTTTATTTGAACCGTAACATATGAACGAGGAGAAATATATATAGTAATGTTTTTTTTGTTTCCTGACCAAGATAATCCTCCATAAACTAATGTTACATTAGAATGGATCCCATTATAATTAGAATTTACTAATATAACAGCAGATTTCGCTGCTATATCGATTTTATCAAGATTAATATCTTCTTTAGTTAAATTGTTTGATAGGAAATTATATATGTATATAATTGAAACTACTAAAATTACTAAAAACAAAATAGCAAATTCTAATGATATTTGAGCTCTTTTCAAAGATATTTTTATCATAATATCATTCCAATTTATATTTTCAGATATATCATAACTAAAACTATAGTGTAACCAATAACAACAAATGGAACGAAAGGATATGTTTTTATAATATTTAACTCTTTAGGTAGTTTCCCTTCATTGTAGAGTTTTTTTATAAGTTTTATATCTTCTTCTGATAATCCTTCTCCATCTGTTGCTATTATTTTTTTATTACTCTTTTTAATTTCATTTTCTATTAAGAATTTTATTCTTTTTATGATATTTAAGTTTTTTACTTCAACATTATTTTTATCAATAATAATTATATCTTTTAAAATATCTCCTTCTTTTAACTCATCAATACTTTTTTTATCAGAAATCTCTACTCCTGTAAGAGCATATATAACTATTGAGATTAAAGAAATTTCTC contains these protein-coding regions:
- a CDS encoding DUF515 domain-containing protein, which encodes MVDVIKIKKLKEKSKGRKPRPNFMIVIVIIVIISIVALLAITLPPIIKSMQEEKILTLQSLENAKKTAIASINSLFSKYPSDPMKSYFIGKINAAKSQEEINKILEEAQQYIKLKEFKENLKNQIKNIYGNYLSESPLAQKVMLEIDEAKSVDEAENIYLSNLEKLKEDARHYYISKYKNEVANSNYVRVIIDGKEYLYSTADFLKELNSYDLETLKKLKVYKVNMCEATLPVLAEYCGNIPKPGDKIMIYKLGTNKSTPITEAIIKDVYIIFPKNSIQYSESKSSKISLTEDKDTTSASKDININYKLNGITDVLHAAVMGKIDYNTLKYKLSEYGYKLNKLEEDTQIFDPNIIYLFIIKVPSDKASEIIGLKYQNTAIVKINK
- a CDS encoding class III signal peptide-containing protein, producing MRGQISLEFLLLFLGMIIVILIATVYPGIFGLKKTVEISSMSLAYAAVSKMKQNIELVASGDVGTTRIVYIKCPPGTWSVNNNILYFNRSGDINYNITANCGIHINLNGNTTIKNLEIIRATIVKVSQNTVNVTIST
- a CDS encoding class III signal peptide-containing protein, which gives rise to MKRAQISLEFAILFLVILVVSIIYIYNFLSNNLTKEDINLDKIDIAAKSAVILVNSNYNGIHSNVTLVYGGLSWSGNKKNITIYISPRSYVTVQIKNFIISYIYNTTTKINSSEYNITVDP